The genomic region ATAGCGCTTCAACTTGACGATACCAATGTCAAGGCGGCCTTGTTGCTCGGACGCTGCCTGGTTTTGGAGAAGGACTATGATCGAGCGCTCGATCTTCTTGGCCGTATCCATCAGGCAGTGCCTAAGGAGCCAAATACCATTCAGGCCATGGGGGTAGCGTACTTAGGTCAAGGCAAGACCACGGAAGCCTTGGAACATTTTGAGAAGGTGCTGGAGCTGGCCCCTGGTTCTGATATTGCCATGAGCTATATCGTTGCCATTTTGGTTAGTGAGAAGCGAGGCGATGAGGCCATGGCCAAGGCAAAGGCACAGATCGAGAAGGAACCGGATAACGCTCCTATGCATCTGGTGTATGCCGGCCTTGCGATCTCATTGAAGCGTGAGCCCGAGGCAGAGGTGAGTCTGCGCCGTGCCATTGAGTTGGCCCCGAAGTTGGCTAAGCCCTATATTGTCCTTGCCGAGATCCTCAGGAAGGGGGGGAAGACCGACGAGGCTATCAAAGAGTATCAAGCAGCACTTGTTGCCAATCCTGAGTTGAATTCCGTACGGATGCAACTTGGTGTGCTGATGGAGGTCGAAGGGCAAAAAGATGCGGCTGCCGAGGAGTACCGTACCATTCTCAAGAAGGATCCCAGTTTCGCCCCTGCTGCGAATAATCTTGGTTGGTATATCGCAGAGAATAGCCAAGATCTCGGTGAGGCGTTACGTCTGGCCATGGTAGCCAAGGCTGAGTCGCCCGATGACCCCTATGTTGCGGATACTGTAGGCTGGGTTCACTATAAGCGGGGTTCTTACGATCTGGCCAAGACCCAGTTTGTTCAGGCATTGGAGAAGCTTGAGGCCAATCCGGTAGTCAACTATCATCTGGGCTTAGCGCTGGAAAAGCTTGGTGATAAACCACGGGCCGCCGAGGCGTTGAAGAGGGCGATCGAGTTGGGGCAGAAAGAGGATTTTCCTGAGATGGAGCAGGCCAAGGCCTTGCTTAGTCAGCTTGGGCAAGGATGATCTGAATACTTAAAGAAAGGAAACTGATTAGGTTGGCGGTGATCAGTTACCGGTTTACGGTTAACAAACTCACAGATATCTGTGATGGATTAGCTAATTGTTGAAATTACTACTAACCGCAAACCATGAGCAGCTGCTAGAAAAGATAACTTACGGGAGTTGGGCGGAGTGGAGCAGGCTCTGCCTGATCTCTTCGAGAACATCTTTTTCAGTGATTTTTCTTTCATCGCAATCCAGGACGTAGAAAACTTCGACCACCTGGTCGGAGCGGGTGCCGATTTTTGCCCGAAAGACGTTGATCTGGAAATCGGTCAATGTTCGACTGATGGCGTAAGCGATTCCGGGTTGATTGGTGGCATACACTTCAATAATGGTGTAGGTGTCTGAGGCTTCGTTGTCAAAGACCACCTTGGCCGGGGCCTGGATTTTGGCCGACCCTTTGCGGCTGGATTGGTGTTTTTGGCGGAGGCGATACTCCAGGCCCAAACGGTGGTTGATCGCCTTTTGAAGGTCTGAGCTGAACTGCCGCCAATCTTGATCGGCGTGGGATTTATCGTACACTGATTGGACGTTAATGACGTCAACTACTGTGCCATCGGGCCAGGTAAAGATTTGCGCGGCTAACAGGCGCAGGTTGTTTAAAGAGATGACCCCAAAGATTTTGGTGAGTAGTCCAGGCCGGTCGCGGGTCAGGATCAGGATAGACCAGTGTCCGTCTCTATCGTGAGGCACGACGATCAGGTCTTGGTCTCGAAGTTTCTGGCTCTCTCTAATATGATCGGCAATCTCCTCCGGCGCAAAATTCAGCAGGTAGTCGTCGGGTAGCATGGTCAGATCTACAGGGCTGCTGCCGCTAAGGCGATCTAATACCTTCTCTCTGATCCACTCTATCCCAGCACTCAGGTCCTGAGGACCTTCTCCTGTTTTCTCCAGCAGCAAGGCAATTTTCAAGTATAGATCAAGCAGCAGCGCCGCTTTCCAGTCATTCCATACTGTTGGTCCGGTAGCCATGGCGTCGGCGATGGAAATTAGGTAGAGCAAGGCGAGCTTTTCCAAAGAGCCGATGCGTTCTGCGCAACGTTTGATCATGCCGGCATCGTCGAGATCCCGGCGAAGGGCGGTGTTGGTCAGAAAGAGGTGGTTTGCTACCGTAAAATTCAGCAGTTCCTGCTCGTGGACGTCAAGTCCTAAGCGATCGCCGATCTGACGCGCAAGCTCGGCCCCTTTGTGTTCATGGTCAACTCCGTAGCCCTTGCCGATATCGTGAAGAAGGCCAGCAAGATAGAGCATGTGCGGGGCGGTGATAATCCTGAAGATATTGGCTTGGTCGCTGGCAAGCTGGTGGAGGATCGTTACGGTCTGGAGCAGGTGGAGGTCGACAGTAAAGACATGATAGATATCATGCTGAGCCAAGGATTTCAGATGGGAGAATTCAGGTAGGTAGGCGGTTAATACCCCGCACTCCAGCATCGATTCGAGTACGGATTGTGGAGCTTTGTCCTGGCAGAGGATGTTGATGAAGAGTCGTGCCATCTGTCGGTTGCTTCGAAGTTCGTCATTTAGTAACTCGAGATTGGCTTTAATGATCTTTCTGGTCAGGTGGTGCACCGGCAGTCCGGCGCTTGCGGCATGATAAAAGATCTTCAGCAGGAATGACGGGTTGTCGGCCAGGTGTTCGGGCGCTGTCAGTCGGATCCTGCCTTTACGGGCAATGATGCCGGGTTCTAATTCCTGAGTGTCATCAGTCTGAGCTGTGGCAGGTTGCGTGTTCAGCACGTCAAAGACATGTTCGAAGAACAGATCAGTTGTGGCGGCGATGGTCTGGAGGTGGGTGTGAACTTCGCGCATGAAATGCTCAACAGCTATGATTCCCTTGGTGTTGCGGTAGTTGAGGGCCTTGGCGATCTCTTCCTGATGTTCGAAATAGAGCTGGTCGTTTTTGCGGGAGCTGATGTAGTGCAGGCGGTTGCGGATTTCTATTAATTTTTCCCAGGCTCCCTCGAATCGTTGGTGTTCGTTTTCGGTCAGCAGGCCGGCGTCTCTGAGGGAGCAGAGGTCTTTTAAGCCAAAGACAACTTTGGCTGTCCAGAGCATGGCCTGGATGTCACGGAGTCCGCCGCGGATCTCCTTGATGTGGGGTTCGAGGCGGTAGCTGTGCAGGCCGAAGCGTCGATGCCGCTCGTCCCTGTGGCAGGTCATGTCTTCGAGAAAAGACAAGCGCTGACCAAGAATGAACCGCTCCTGGTAGGCGGATTGCAGCTGATCGAAAAGGGATTTGTCCCCTGCGATGAAACGAGCATCAAGCAGGGCAACTCGAAAGAAGAAGTCTTCTGCCGCGTCGGAGAGACATGTGTCGATGGTGCGGACGCTGTGGCCGACCTCGAGCCCTGCGTCCCACAAGGGGTAGAAGATGGCCTCGGTCACTGTTGTCAGCGCCTCCTCTTGTTCCGGTTGGTGCAGGAGGAGGAGGTCGATGTCGGAAAAAGGGAAGAGTTCGCTACGACCGTAACCCCCGACTGCTACCAGGGATAATCCTTTTGCTGCGGCAGGGCAGGCGGTGAACTTTTGGCGCAGATGGGTATCGATTAAATGGGTGTGTTCTTCGAGCAGGGCTCGACCTTTCAACCCTTGTCGCCACAGGACTTCCAGGATTTCGCGCCGGGTTCGCAGATTGGCCGGATCCGCCGGTTCGGAAGTAGAGTGCACAGGGATCAGATGGCGTCTACGCCTTTTTCCCCGGTTCGTACCCGGATGACTTCTTCTACTGGTAGGATAAAGATCTTGCCATCGCCGATTTTGCCGGTATGTGCGGCTTGGCGGATGCACTCGACGATTTCGTCCACATGGTCTGTTTCGACGATCAGTTCGAGTTTGACTTTGGGGATGAAGTCGACCACATATTCGGCGCCACGGTAAATTTCCTTATGCCCTTTTTGGCGACCATAACCCTTGACCTCTGTCAAGGTCATTCCTTTGATACCTTTAGCGTTTAATGCCTCTTTGACATCATCCAGCTTGAAAGGTTTGATGATTGCTTCGATTTTCTTCATGATTTCTTCTCCTGGTAGCGAAAAGTCCCTGTAGGTTGGGTTAGCGCAGCGTAACCCAACATCTAAGGCGCCATTGTTTGTGGGGTTGCGGCTTAATTGTACGCTGTTTCGCTGTGCTCGCTCTGGTCGAGACCGGTGACTTCGTTTTCTGGGCTGACACGCAGACCCATGGCCGCATTGATGATTTTCAAGAGAATCCAACTTACCACAAAGGCGTAGGCGCCGACAACAACTACTCCAAAAATTTGGGTGCCAAGAAAGGCTGGGTTGCCAGCGAGTAGCCCGTCGGCTCCTGCCGGGTTGATGGCCTTTGAGGCAAAGATGCCAAGACAGATAGTGCCGATAACCCCGCCAACTCCATGAATGCCGATAACGTCCAGTGAATCGTCCAGCCTGATTCTGTTTTTTAAGGAAACGGCAATGTAGCAGGCGATGCCGGCAATCATGCCGATGGCAATCGCGGCAATCGGGCTGATAAATCCAGCTGCTGGGGTGACTGTTGCAAGTCCTGCCACTGCCCCTGAGGCAGCGCCTAAGGTGGTGGGTTTGCGGCGGTGAACCCATTCGGAAAGAGTCCATACTGCCATCCCTGCCATTCCTGCCAAGTGGGTAGAGACAAAGGCTGTGGCCGCAATGCCATTGGCTGCCAAAGCGCTGCCTCCGTTGAAACCAAACCATCCGAACCAGAGAAGTCCAGTGCCGAGAACGGTCATGGGAAGGTTGTGGGGCATGAAGCTATGTTTGCCAAACCCTTTGCGCGGGCCGATGACTATAGCGGCAGCCAGTGCAGCTGCGCCGGAGGTGAGATGGACCACTAGGCCACCGGCGAAATCAAGGACGCCACGTGCCGCCAGCCATCCGCCCGAACCCCATATCCAGTGGCAAACCGGGTTGTAAACCAGGATTGTCCAGGCAAGGGCAAAAACGACAAAGGGAGCGAAACGAACACGTTCGGCGAAAGTACCAGTGATAAGGGCAGGCGTTATGATGGCGAACATGCACTGGTAGATCATGAACACGTTCTGGGGGATGGTGGTAGCATAGGTAGGACTTGGATCTGCACCAACAGAGTGGAGTCCGAACCACGACAGGTTGCCGATGATCCCTTGAATGTCCGGGCCAAATGACATGGTATAGCCCAGCAAGACCCACTCGATGCTGATAACTGAGATCATGAACAGGCTTTGCATGAAGGTTCCCAGGACGTTTTTACTACTGACCATCCCGCCGTAAAAAAGGGCGAGGCCTGGAGTCATCAGCAGTACCAGTCCGGCTGATGCCAGTATGAAGGCGGTATCTCCGGTGTTGATCATTTTGTTTCTCCTTTGAGTGTGGTGATTTGATTTGCTCGGGGGCCAGGAAAAGGGAATCAGTCGCAAATTTGTTAATTATTTTTTCTTTGCATCTATTGTGCCTGTTTTTTAATTTTGTAATTAGTGCATTGATTTAATGGTTTTTAATCGCTTTTTTTGCGTTGGTTGTTGGATATTTTTTTTGTCATTTTTGTTTGATTTCATAAGATAATTGACGAAAAAGTAATTTATTGTTGGGTAGGTGGCGAGCGGCGGGGGGAACGAAGGAAAGATCTTGGGAGAAATGATTCGATTGCCGTATTAGAACAAAAAAAGCTGGCATCGGATCAGTCCGGCGCCAGCTTTTTTTGTTCTAATACGGCGTTGAAAATAAAACCGTGATACTGTGTTTTTAGTGTTTAATCGCTATGCCCCCCGTAGGAGTAATACGAGCTGCCACAGTAGTTGCCGCTGCGATCGTAACCATTTTTGTCTTTGCCTTCACGGTCGTAACCGTCACGGTCACGCTGGTAATCACTCTTGTAGCCATCCCAGTCATAGCTATCGCGGTCATAGCCGTCATGGTTGTAACCATCCTTGTCGTAACAGGTTTTGTCCCACCAGTTGCAGGTGTTGGAGCCAGTATCCGTGCAGACCGCTTGCACAGTAGCCTGGGCGGAAACACTGCATTCCTGCCAGGATTTGACGGTGGCAGTTGCCGTGTTGGTGGTTGTGTCCTTGATGCAGGCGGATTTCTTAAGAACGCTGGTGCCGTTGGTTGCCAGGGTGTTGATGGTGCCTATGTAGCCGAGTTTGTCGTCCGTTACCATTACGCTTTGCACTGCATTTCCAGTATTGTTTACCGTGTACGTATAGGTTACTAGATTGTCACTTGGGCAGATGTCTGTTGATGGTGAGCATCCGCTACCGTCATGGTCAGTTCGAGAATGGCCACTCCGGTCGCGGCCGTCCTTGTTCCAGCCATTTTTGTCATAACCATTTCGGTCGTATCCATTTTGGTTGCAGCCTTGGCGGTCATAACCTTCTTTGTCCCTGCCTTCTGCGTTATAACCGTCCAAGTCGTATCCGTAGCGATTGAGCCCAGATTGCTGATGGACATCTTTTGAATGGCCTTCTCGGCAGTGGCCGCTCCGGTCGAAGCCACTTTTGTCATAGCCGTCCCGATCATATCCCTTACGGTCGCTGCCATCCTTGTCATATCCCTGGTGGTCATAGCCATGCCTGTCATAGCCGCTGCTGTTGTGGCCGTTGCGGTTGTAGCCATCCTTGTCGTAGCCTTCAGGGTTATGACCGTAGCGCTCATGTTCACTTTTGCTGTGGCCCTCGCGGCAGCGGTCGTATCGGTCGAAGCCATCCTTGTTGTAGCCGTCTTCATCGTAGCCGTCATGGCCAAACCCTTTGCGGTCATAACCATCCCAGTCATATCCATCCTTGTCATATCCATCCTTGTCATAACCGTCATCACCGAAGCAGGAGCCGTCGCCAAATACCGCTTTGGTGACCGTGCTCTTATCGACGGTTTTGGTGATGGACAATCCGCAGTTTATCGGTGCTGGTGTGGACCCACCGCAGTAACTGGCATCGTCGGTGTCGCTGACGGTGACGGTCGTTGCGCCATTGATGTACTTGCCGGTTGTGGTTGCGGTGTTGGTTTGCAGGCCGATTTTGGCGTTAAATGGTCCGATAGTGCAATCATCGAACTCGCCGGCGGCTAACACATTACTTATGGTACAGGCTGGATGGGTAGAGTCTGTGATAAGAACTTGGCTCAACGCTGTATTGCCGGTGTTAGTGACCACAAATTTGTACGAAACTTGACCCGGGACGCACGATGGTGGTGGGGGTACAGTGGTGCAGGATTCCTGGCCATTCTGGTAGGAGAAGTCACTGGAGTTAACTTTGGAAAGTTTTCCTCCGTGAGAGCTTTTGCCAAAATTGACTTGGAAATCGCCGACTTTGTAGCCGCTGCCAACATCCACGGAACAGTCGGTCTTGACCGTGCCATTGAGCCGTGAGTCTACATAGACGGAAATTTCCGAGGTGCAGGTGTCTGAGCTGTCCTTGCCGGAGAATTTGAACTTTCCTTCCGGTTTAACGGATCCTTTGTAGAGTTCGCGGCCGTCTTTATCCTTGACCTGCACGGTTTTCTCATACCTTCCTCTGTAGACCATTTCAAGTTCGGTAATCTTGCCGTCGCAAGGCTTATCGTCACGAGTAATGCTGTTTCCATCATAGGCACAGAGGATTCCCCCGTTTAGGCTGGTTCCACTCATCACCTGGAATTTTCCGGCAACCAGTCCTGGGCCGATAGGCTGAGAGCAACTGGTGTGGATAAGAGTGTGGTAGGAGCCGTTCAAGTAGATCTTAATCTCGGTAGTGAGATTGTTGTAATTGTTGGCGAGAGAAAACGTGAGCATCTCCCCAGAGGTGATCGCGCTTTTCTCAAAGAGGGTGTACCCGTCCTTGTTGACGATTTTAACTTTAGCGGTACTGCCGGTATATCCAAGGGTGAGTTCACTGACTTTGCCGTTACATGTGCCGCAGGTTGGAGCAGGGTTTGCCCCTCCGTAGCTGATTGCACACAGTTGTCCGCCGTTCAAGCTGCTGCCGGAAACAACTGTGAAGTTTCCTGCGATTAATCCTGGCCCGATGGGTACTGAGCAACTGGTGTGGATCGATGTGTGGAATAGGCCGTTAACATAGAGCTTGATGCTTGGGGTCAGCCTTCCTGATCCGTCAGCCAGGGCCAGTGAGATTTGACCATTCGGCTGTACAGTCTGATTGAAGAGGGTGTAGCCGTCCTTGTTGGTGATTTTCACAGCGGCCGCTTGAATGCCATTGTAGAGGAGTGTGAGATTGCTGACTTTCCCGTCGCATGGTGCACAGTTTGTGCCGGTAGTGCCGTCACAAGCGTTGATCTGTGGAGCATCAGCGCAGTCAGTGATGCCGTTGGCATCAAGCCAGGTCGAGCCACCATTTAACGAAACATATTTGTTTATTTCGATAGATGGTGAGTCGACCATGACCGTTGATTCATCGCTGTCGGTGTAATTCATGCTGTTATAGGTACCGGTAACCGTGGCGATGTTGGTGAGGTTAGCAGTGATGTTAGTGGCTATGCATGTGTAGCTTGTGCTGATGCCAGGAGCCAGATCACCAATGGTTTTTGCGCAAGCCGGAATCTGTGCATCGGTTACCGCCACATTGGTAAGTGGGGCGGTTCCGGTGTTGGTGACAACGATTTCGAAGGAAACATCGCTGCCACTGATAACAGTGCGGCTATCCGGCCCTTCCGCCTGTTTGCGAATGTCGATGGCGGGGTTGAGTTGATTGATGCCGCCGCAGTAACTGGCATTGTCAGTATCACTGACAGTAACTGCCATGGCGCCGGTGATGTAATCTCCGGTTGCGGTGGCAGTGTTAGTGTGCAGGCCTGGTGTTGAGTCGAACGGTCCGATAATACACTCATCAATTTCTCCGGCGGCTAGCACACTGCTCACGGAACACGCCTGGTGGTCAGTGTCGGAGAGCGTGACATTGGATAACGAAGTATTTCCAGTGTTGGTGACGACAAACTTGTAGGAGACCTTGTCCGGTGTGCACGGCGGCGCTGTAGGCAAATAGGTACAGGTTTCCTGGCCGTTTTGGTAAAGGTAGTCGTTGGAACTTATTTTGGAGAGTTTACCGCCATGTGAACTCTTGCCCGTGCTGACCTTGAAGTCTCCGACTTTGTAACCACTGCCGATGTCCTGAGAGCAGTCGGTTTTGATTGTGCCGTGGAACCTGGACTCAACGTAGACGGTGACATCGGAGGTGCAGGTGCCGTAATTGTCCTTGCCGGAGAATTTGAACGATTTTCCTGGTTTAACCGAGCCTTTGAAGAGTTCTCGACCGTCCTTGTCCTTCACTAGAACAGACTTTTCGTAGTTCCCGTTGTAGACCATTTCAAGTTCGGTGATCTTGCCATCGCAGGACTTGCTATCACTGGTGGAAACGATACCGTCATAGGGGCAGAGGATACCGCCGTTCAAACTGGCTCCACTGATCACCTGGAAATTTCCGAAAACAAGTCCCGGGCCAATGGGCTGCGAGCAACTGGTGTGGATTGAGGTGTGGTAATAGCCATTTAGATAAATCTTGATATCGGTGGTTAAATTGCCGTAACCGTTGGCAAGTGAGAAATTAAGCATTTCGCCTGGGGTGACGATATCCTTCAGAAGAAGGGTGTATCCGTCCTTATTGACAATCTTAACCTTGGCATTGCTATTTCCGGTGTAACCAAGTGTGAGCTGGCTGACTTTACCGTTACAGGTCCCGCAGGTCGGAGCAGGGTCGGTTCCGGCGCAGCTGACCGAACATAGTTGTCCGCCGTTAAGGCTAGAGCCCGATACCACCTCGAAGTTGCCGACGATCAGTCCTGGACCAATGGGTTGGGAGCAGCTGGTATGCAGAGAGGTGTATAGCAGGCCGTCAACATAAATTTTGATGCTCGGGGTCAGCTTGCCGTCACTGTCTGCCAGGGACAGAACAATTATCCCTTCGGGCTGAACTGTCTGGGTATAGAGCGTGAAGCCGTTCCTGTTGGTGATCTTCACAATTGCGGCCTTGGTGCCATGGTAGAGCAGAGAGAGATCGCTGACTTTACCGTCGCATGGACCACAGGAGGAGCCGGAAGTGCCGTCACACGATCCTGCCTGAGGTGCGTCGGCGCAGTCGTTGATATCGTTGGCCTCAAGCCAAGTCATGCCGCCATCGACAGAGACGAGCTTGTTGACTTCGATAGATGGCGTGTCAACCATAACAGTCGATTCATCGCTGTCGGTATAATTCATGCCGTTGTGGATACCGTTAACCATGGCGATATTGGTGAAGTTAGCAGTGACGTTACCTGTTGTGCACGTGTAGCTCGTGCTGATGCCAGGTGCCAGATCACCAATAGTTTTTGCGCATGCCGGAACCAATGTATCGGTTACTTCAACATTGGTGAGCGGGGCATTTCCGGTGTTAGTGACTACGATTTCAAAGGAAACATCGCTGCCGTTGATAACAGTGCGGCTGTCCGGTCCTTCCGCCTGTTTACGAATGTCGATAGAAGGGACAATCGCAACAAGACCGGCGTCGATGGTATCATTGTTTACCATATAAGTGGCACATGGCACGATGCCGGTAATCTGGTTAGCGTCAGAGTCGAGAACATCGTCATTACCTTCGTTTGCCTTGCTGAAGGTGAAGCCGGCGGGTAGCAGGAATTGGACTTGGTATTGGCCACCTATGGGAACGATAAAGCTGTATTTGCCTCCATTATCGGTGATAGTGGAGGCAACGAAATCGCCGGTGCAGTCAAGGAGCTTAATGAGCACACCGTCCTTGCCTGTGTTGCCGTCATCTTGAATACCGTTGTTATTGGTGTCCATCCAGACGTAGTTGCCAATGGTGATAGGCTGCCAGTAACCAAAATCAACATCAGTCTTATTGTCACCCGCGGCAATGGTTACCGTGGCGCAGTTGTCAAGCGGGGTAACGAGATCGTATGACTGAGTGAATCCCGCCATTGGGACGGTGCAGACGGTGTACTCACCGGCCATGAGATTGGGGAAGGAGTAAGTGCCGTTGTTGGTCTGGGTCGTGCCGGTGAAGCCGTTTGGTCCGGTGATAGTGACGCTCCAATTGTCGAGACCGTTTTCGCCGATATCCTGCACGCCGTCATGGTTGAGATCGTTCCAGACAAAGTCGCCGATAGCTGC from Desulfobulbaceae bacterium harbors:
- the glnD gene encoding [protein-PII] uridylyltransferase, whose product is MHPPSRTYRQNRRWQDLYPTSRRSHPGTNRGKRRRRHLIPVHSTSEPADPANLRTRREILEVLWRQGLKGRALLEEHTHLIDTHLRQKFTACPAAAKGLSLVAVGGYGRSELFPFSDIDLLLLHQPEQEEALTTVTEAIFYPLWDAGLEVGHSVRTIDTCLSDAAEDFFFRVALLDARFIAGDKSLFDQLQSAYQERFILGQRLSFLEDMTCHRDERHRRFGLHSYRLEPHIKEIRGGLRDIQAMLWTAKVVFGLKDLCSLRDAGLLTENEHQRFEGAWEKLIEIRNRLHYISSRKNDQLYFEHQEEIAKALNYRNTKGIIAVEHFMREVHTHLQTIAATTDLFFEHVFDVLNTQPATAQTDDTQELEPGIIARKGRIRLTAPEHLADNPSFLLKIFYHAASAGLPVHHLTRKIIKANLELLNDELRSNRQMARLFINILCQDKAPQSVLESMLECGVLTAYLPEFSHLKSLAQHDIYHVFTVDLHLLQTVTILHQLASDQANIFRIITAPHMLYLAGLLHDIGKGYGVDHEHKGAELARQIGDRLGLDVHEQELLNFTVANHLFLTNTALRRDLDDAGMIKRCAERIGSLEKLALLYLISIADAMATGPTVWNDWKAALLLDLYLKIALLLEKTGEGPQDLSAGIEWIREKVLDRLSGSSPVDLTMLPDDYLLNFAPEEIADHIRESQKLRDQDLIVVPHDRDGHWSILILTRDRPGLLTKIFGVISLNNLRLLAAQIFTWPDGTVVDVINVQSVYDKSHADQDWRQFSSDLQKAINHRLGLEYRLRQKHQSSRKGSAKIQAPAKVVFDNEASDTYTIIEVYATNQPGIAYAISRTLTDFQINVFRAKIGTRSDQVVEVFYVLDCDERKITEKDVLEEIRQSLLHSAQLP
- a CDS encoding ammonium transporter; this translates as MINTGDTAFILASAGLVLLMTPGLALFYGGMVSSKNVLGTFMQSLFMISVISIEWVLLGYTMSFGPDIQGIIGNLSWFGLHSVGADPSPTYATTIPQNVFMIYQCMFAIITPALITGTFAERVRFAPFVVFALAWTILVYNPVCHWIWGSGGWLAARGVLDFAGGLVVHLTSGAAALAAAIVIGPRKGFGKHSFMPHNLPMTVLGTGLLWFGWFGFNGGSALAANGIAATAFVSTHLAGMAGMAVWTLSEWVHRRKPTTLGAASGAVAGLATVTPAAGFISPIAAIAIGMIAGIACYIAVSLKNRIRLDDSLDVIGIHGVGGVIGTICLGIFASKAINPAGADGLLAGNPAFLGTQIFGVVVVGAYAFVVSWILLKIINAAMGLRVSPENEVTGLDQSEHSETAYN
- a CDS encoding P-II family nitrogen regulator yields the protein MKKIEAIIKPFKLDDVKEALNAKGIKGMTLTEVKGYGRQKGHKEIYRGAEYVVDFIPKVKLELIVETDHVDEIVECIRQAAHTGKIGDGKIFILPVEEVIRVRTGEKGVDAI